In the genome of Tannockella kyphosi, one region contains:
- a CDS encoding GntR family transcriptional regulator, with amino-acid sequence MTNKIFENTTHGSLGSRIFIVLRDKILNEEYKAGQKLNEVALSKELNISRTPIREALKQLELEGLVKSIPNKGVYVLGFSGRDIDDMLEIRYALEGLAIQLAIERIDESQLAKIKEIYDLMEFYAKKGDQDKFNELNISFHESIYKGTQSLYFEQLLKDINYYIHVTSRHSIRQPKRLESAAIEHREIYEAIVERDKEKAKEKIQNHIRKTQFLVKHYYDNKD; translated from the coding sequence ATGACGAATAAAATATTTGAAAACACAACACATGGGTCATTAGGTAGTCGTATTTTTATAGTTCTAAGAGATAAAATTTTAAATGAAGAATATAAGGCTGGTCAAAAATTAAATGAAGTAGCTTTGTCAAAAGAGTTAAACATTTCTAGAACACCAATCCGAGAAGCTTTAAAACAGTTAGAATTAGAAGGTTTAGTAAAAAGTATTCCTAATAAAGGAGTATATGTATTAGGCTTTTCAGGACGAGATATTGATGATATGTTAGAAATCCGTTATGCATTAGAAGGATTAGCAATTCAATTAGCGATTGAAAGAATTGATGAATCTCAATTAGCGAAAATCAAAGAGATCTATGATTTAATGGAGTTCTATGCTAAAAAAGGAGACCAAGATAAATTCAATGAATTAAATATTAGTTTCCATGAGTCTATTTATAAAGGAACACAATCTTTATATTTCGAACAATTACTAAAAGATATTAATTACTATATTCATGTCACTTCAAGACATTCTATTCGTCAACCAAAACGTTTAGAAAGTGCAGCAATTGAACATCGTGAAATCTATGAAGCAATTGTAGAAAGAGACAAAGAAAAAGCAAAAGAAAAGATTCAAAATCATATTCGTAAAACACAATTCTTAGTAAAACATTACTATGATAATAAAGATTAA
- a CDS encoding 6-phospho-beta-glucosidase has protein sequence MAEGVKIVTIGGGSSYTPELMEGFINRFDELPIREMWLVDIEAGKEKMEIVGEMAQRMWDASPYDVKVHLTLDRREALKDADFVTTQFRVGLLNARIKDERIPFSYGMLGQETNGAGGMFKAFRTIPIILGIVDDMRELCPNAWLVNFTNPSGMVTEAIIKYGKWDRVIGLCNVPVGAMMKEPEMLGLELKDLIYQFAGLNHFHWHKVSDQKGNNVTAQIIDKMYSEDSGIPANIHDIKFSRELVDQMGIIPCGYHRYYYMADEMLQHGIEEYNTIGTRGQQVKQTEAELFELYKDPNLDHKPEQLAKRGGAHYSDAACETIASIYADKKTHVVVSCKNNGAIPDLPNDSAVEVSAYITAAGPMPIAWGPMEPAQRGWLQVMKAMEECVIEAAVTGDYGLALQAFTLNPQVRSGACAKQVLDELLVAHKAHLPQFADKIAELEAAGVVVKDEIARDLV, from the coding sequence ATGGCAGAAGGTGTTAAGATTGTTACAATTGGTGGAGGAAGTAGTTATACTCCAGAATTGATGGAAGGATTTATTAATCGTTTTGATGAATTACCTATTCGTGAAATGTGGTTAGTAGATATTGAAGCAGGAAAAGAAAAGATGGAAATCGTAGGTGAAATGGCTCAACGTATGTGGGATGCATCTCCTTATGATGTAAAAGTACATTTAACATTAGATAGAAGAGAAGCATTAAAAGATGCTGATTTTGTTACTACACAATTCCGTGTTGGTTTATTAAATGCACGTATTAAAGATGAAAGAATTCCTTTCTCTTATGGTATGTTAGGACAAGAAACAAATGGTGCTGGAGGAATGTTTAAAGCATTTAGAACAATCCCTATTATTTTAGGTATTGTAGATGATATGCGTGAATTATGTCCAAATGCATGGTTAGTTAACTTTACAAATCCAAGTGGTATGGTTACAGAAGCAATTATTAAATATGGGAAATGGGACAGAGTAATTGGTTTATGTAACGTACCAGTTGGTGCAATGATGAAAGAACCTGAAATGTTAGGTTTAGAATTAAAAGATTTAATTTATCAATTTGCTGGTTTAAATCATTTCCATTGGCATAAAGTAAGTGATCAAAAAGGAAATAATGTTACTGCACAAATTATTGATAAAATGTATAGTGAAGATTCTGGTATTCCAGCAAATATTCATGATATTAAATTCTCTAGAGAATTAGTTGATCAAATGGGAATTATTCCTTGTGGTTACCATCGATATTATTATATGGCAGATGAAATGTTACAACATGGTATTGAAGAATATAATACGATTGGTACTCGTGGTCAACAAGTAAAACAAACAGAAGCAGAATTATTTGAATTATATAAAGATCCTAATTTAGACCATAAACCAGAACAATTAGCGAAACGTGGTGGAGCTCATTATTCTGATGCTGCTTGTGAAACTATTGCATCTATTTATGCTGATAAGAAAACACATGTTGTTGTTTCTTGTAAAAATAATGGTGCTATCCCTGATTTACCTAATGATAGTGCTGTAGAAGTTTCTGCTTATATTACTGCTGCTGGACCAATGCCAATTGCATGGGGACCAATGGAACCAGCTCAAAGAGGTTGGTTACAAGTAATGAAAGCAATGGAAGAATGTGTTATTGAAGCTGCTGTAACTGGTGATTATGGATTAGCGTTACAAGCATTTACTTTAAATCCACAAGTAAGATCTGGAGCATGTGCAAAACAAGTTTTAGATGAATTATTAGTAGCTCATAAAGCTCATTTACCTCAATTTGCAGATAAAATCGCTGAATTAGAAGCTGCAGGTGTTGTTGTAAAAGACGAAATTGCAAGAGACTTAGTTTAA
- a CDS encoding aconitate hydratase: MAKNLTYKILGSKLKEGELVPGQQIAIEIDQTLTQDSTGTMAYLQLEAMDIDHVAVKKAVAYIDHNMLQTGFENMDDHEFIRSVAKRHGIVFSKPGNGVCHQLQLENFSKAGETLVGSDSHTPTCGAMSMIAIGAGGLDVAVAMASGKYYLACPSVVKVELKGIKASWVSAKDIILYVLQQLTVKGGVNKIIEYCGEGVASLSLTERATICNMGAELGATTSIFPSDERTREYLVQQGREEDYIPMQADEGATYHQELVVDLSALVPMVAKPHSPDAVVAASEVEGLKINQVVIGSCTNSSFADMMKAAKILEGNTVHPDVSLVIAPGSSSILAMLSQNGALAKMVQAGARILECGCGPCIGMGQAPLSKGVSLRTINRNFKGRSGTNDASVYLVSPEIAALSAIKGYLSLDFDDSMLLTEVPNTPFVKNAGFFLDEYDNSAPVVMGPNIKPVPRGEKLTDSIKGKVVLKVGDNISTDHIVPSDSKLLPYRSNVPHLAKFSYCKVDEGFYQRAMDNNGGFIVGGDNYGQGSSREHAALVPNYLKIKAIFAISFARIHRSNLINNGILPFVIEQSDYDFFNDQDEYVMSDLKESLDKGVVEVKNCTTNTSIEACLSLSSRERVMIEYGGLLNAIKEIGGDF; this comes from the coding sequence ATGGCAAAAAATTTAACTTACAAGATATTAGGGTCTAAATTAAAAGAGGGTGAATTAGTACCTGGTCAACAAATTGCGATAGAGATTGATCAAACACTAACACAAGATTCAACAGGAACAATGGCTTATTTACAATTAGAAGCAATGGACATTGATCATGTTGCAGTAAAGAAAGCAGTGGCTTATATTGATCACAACATGCTTCAAACAGGATTTGAAAATATGGATGATCATGAATTTATTCGTAGTGTAGCAAAAAGACACGGAATTGTTTTTTCAAAACCAGGTAACGGGGTGTGTCATCAGTTACAATTAGAAAACTTTTCTAAAGCGGGGGAAACTTTAGTAGGTTCAGATTCTCATACTCCTACATGTGGAGCAATGAGTATGATTGCAATTGGAGCAGGAGGGCTAGATGTTGCTGTAGCAATGGCTTCTGGTAAGTATTATTTAGCTTGTCCAAGTGTTGTTAAAGTAGAGTTAAAAGGAATAAAAGCATCTTGGGTTAGTGCAAAAGATATTATTTTATATGTCTTACAACAATTAACTGTTAAAGGTGGAGTAAATAAAATTATTGAATATTGTGGAGAAGGTGTAGCTTCTTTATCATTAACAGAACGTGCTACTATTTGTAACATGGGGGCAGAATTAGGAGCAACTACTTCTATTTTCCCTAGTGATGAAAGAACGAGAGAGTATTTAGTACAACAAGGAAGAGAAGAAGACTATATTCCAATGCAAGCGGATGAAGGTGCTACTTATCATCAAGAATTAGTGGTAGACTTAAGTGCGTTAGTACCAATGGTTGCTAAACCACATAGTCCTGATGCAGTTGTAGCTGCAAGTGAAGTAGAAGGATTAAAAATCAATCAAGTAGTAATTGGAAGTTGTACGAATTCATCTTTTGCAGACATGATGAAAGCTGCTAAGATATTAGAAGGAAATACAGTACATCCGGATGTTTCATTAGTTATTGCACCAGGTTCTAGTTCTATTCTTGCAATGCTTAGTCAAAATGGAGCACTAGCAAAAATGGTACAAGCTGGAGCACGTATTTTAGAATGTGGATGTGGACCATGTATTGGAATGGGGCAAGCACCATTATCGAAAGGAGTTTCTTTACGTACGATAAATCGTAACTTTAAAGGACGTTCTGGAACAAATGATGCAAGTGTTTATTTAGTATCACCTGAAATTGCAGCATTAAGTGCAATTAAAGGATATTTATCATTAGATTTTGATGATTCTATGTTATTAACAGAAGTTCCTAATACACCATTTGTAAAAAATGCAGGGTTCTTCTTAGATGAATATGATAATAGTGCACCAGTAGTAATGGGACCTAATATTAAACCGGTTCCTCGTGGTGAAAAATTAACAGATTCTATAAAAGGAAAAGTTGTATTAAAAGTAGGAGACAATATTTCTACAGATCATATTGTTCCTTCTGATTCTAAATTATTACCATATCGTTCTAATGTACCACATCTAGCAAAATTCTCTTATTGTAAAGTAGATGAAGGATTCTATCAACGTGCAATGGATAACAATGGTGGTTTTATTGTTGGTGGTGATAACTATGGACAAGGTTCTTCTAGGGAACATGCAGCATTAGTTCCTAACTATTTAAAAATAAAAGCTATTTTTGCAATATCTTTTGCAAGAATTCATCGTTCTAATTTAATAAATAATGGTATTTTACCATTTGTTATTGAACAATCTGATTATGATTTCTTTAATGATCAAGATGAGTATGTAATGAGTGATTTAAAAGAATCATTAGATAAAGGGGTAGTAGAAGTTAAAAATTGTACTACAAATACTAGTATTGAAGCTTGTTTATCATTATCTTCTAGAGAAAGAGTAATGATTGAATATGGTGGATTGTTAAATGCGATTAAAGAAATAGGGGGAGACTTTTAA
- a CDS encoding ABC-F family ATP-binding cassette domain-containing protein: protein MIIECSTIKKSFQGEYLLKDVSFKVNDHDKVAIIGVNGAGKTTILKILADQLEYDSGSVFKNKDLSIGYLSQQHDLDNNKSVYHTALDVFQHLIDLENKIRELEIQMLDDHRPSVMDLYDKLSHSFSQQDGFFYASKIEAVLKGLGFVKEEFDNLVCTLSGGQKTRLALAKLLLQEPSLLLLDEPTNHLDASAISFLEGYLKGYPHAIVFVSHDRYFINQISTVIIEIENGKSMTYACNYETYSIRKQQLRTIELNHYMNQQRELKKMQDSIDQLKSFNREKSIKRAESKEKQLAKIERIDKPESLPSNITINFVPRLVSGFDVCKVENLTMSYEQPLFKDITFDIHRGQRIALVGENGIGKTTLLKGLLKLKEIDSGKIRLGAKVEMAYYDQEHTSLSLNKTIFQEISDTYPKMTNTEIRNILALFNFRSDDVFKEMFALSGGEKGRVVLAKLLLQQANFLVLDEPTNHLDISSKEVLEDALLGFEGSILFISHDRYFINKIATKIIELTPSGAILYDGNYEYYLNHKYVQETTKAPIVTQSKVARNESKKQKNELRKLEREIAQLEQQLEQLKLEILKEEIINNYVAYNECTTSIEAIEKQLEPLLDDWLALQE, encoded by the coding sequence ATGATTATTGAGTGTTCTACTATAAAAAAGTCTTTTCAAGGAGAATATTTATTAAAAGATGTCTCTTTTAAGGTGAATGACCATGATAAGGTTGCAATTATTGGTGTCAATGGAGCTGGGAAAACTACTATTTTAAAGATTTTAGCTGATCAATTAGAATATGATAGTGGTTCTGTTTTTAAGAATAAAGATTTATCAATTGGATATTTAAGCCAACAACATGATTTAGATAATAATAAATCTGTTTATCATACTGCATTAGATGTTTTCCAACATCTAATTGATTTAGAAAATAAGATTAGAGAATTAGAAATACAAATGTTAGATGACCATCGTCCATCTGTGATGGATTTATATGATAAACTATCTCATTCTTTTAGTCAACAAGATGGGTTTTTTTATGCTAGTAAAATAGAAGCTGTTTTAAAAGGATTAGGCTTTGTAAAAGAAGAGTTTGATAATTTAGTATGTACTTTATCTGGTGGCCAAAAAACACGTTTAGCTCTTGCTAAACTATTGTTACAAGAGCCTTCTTTATTGTTATTAGATGAACCTACGAATCATTTAGATGCAAGTGCTATTTCTTTTTTAGAGGGTTATTTAAAAGGATATCCTCATGCTATTGTTTTTGTTTCTCATGATCGATATTTTATTAATCAAATATCTACTGTTATTATTGAAATAGAGAATGGTAAATCAATGACTTATGCATGTAATTATGAAACTTATTCTATTCGTAAACAACAATTACGTACGATTGAATTAAATCATTATATGAATCAACAAAGAGAACTAAAGAAGATGCAAGATAGTATTGATCAGTTAAAATCTTTTAATCGTGAAAAGTCTATTAAAAGAGCAGAATCAAAAGAAAAACAACTTGCTAAAATAGAACGTATTGATAAACCTGAAAGTTTACCTAGTAATATAACCATTAACTTTGTTCCTAGATTAGTATCTGGTTTTGATGTTTGTAAAGTAGAGAATTTAACAATGAGTTATGAACAACCTTTATTTAAAGATATTACTTTTGATATCCATAGAGGCCAAAGAATTGCTTTAGTAGGTGAAAATGGTATTGGAAAAACTACTTTATTGAAAGGCTTATTAAAATTAAAAGAGATAGATAGTGGTAAGATCCGTTTAGGTGCAAAAGTAGAAATGGCCTATTATGATCAAGAACATACTTCTTTATCTTTAAATAAAACTATTTTCCAAGAAATAAGTGATACTTATCCTAAAATGACAAATACAGAAATTCGTAATATTTTAGCGTTATTTAATTTTAGAAGTGATGATGTATTTAAAGAAATGTTTGCTTTATCTGGTGGTGAAAAAGGACGTGTTGTTTTAGCTAAATTATTATTACAACAAGCTAACTTTTTAGTATTAGATGAACCTACTAACCACTTAGATATTTCTTCAAAAGAAGTATTAGAAGATGCTCTATTGGGATTTGAAGGATCGATTCTTTTTATTAGCCATGATCGTTATTTTATTAATAAAATAGCTACTAAGATTATAGAGCTAACTCCTAGTGGTGCTATTCTATATGATGGTAATTATGAATATTATCTAAATCATAAATATGTCCAAGAAACAACCAAAGCTCCGATAGTGACACAAAGCAAGGTTGCACGTAATGAATCGAAAAAACAAAAAAATGAACTTCGTAAACTAGAAAGAGAAATTGCTCAATTAGAACAACAATTAGAACAATTAAAACTAGAGATATTAAAAGAAGAAATTATTAATAACTATGTAGCTTACAATGAATGCACTACATCCATTGAAGCAATAGAAAAACAATTAGAACCTTTATTAGATGATTGGTTAGCACTGCAAGAGTAG
- a CDS encoding isocitrate/isopropylmalate dehydrogenase family protein, translated as MKAVLIPGDGIGHEISKSVEMVSEALQTGIEWVTFQAGAEYGLKTKEVFEPGLIDAINEYKWALKGPTATPIGTGFRSVNVALRQQFDTYANVRPIRSFQGINSKYEDVDLVIIRENTEDLYKGIEYMVTKDMANGVKLITRQASEKICRYAFDYAKANGRKKVTAVHKANIMKYTDGLFLEAFRSVAKDYPEIEMEEVIVDNMCMQLVIRPEKYDVLVAPNLYGDIVSDLCAGLVGGLGFAPSGNIGDEFRIYEAVHGSAPDIAGKGISNPSALLLAFGLMLEAMGEKAKADQLREALAKVVAKGKCVTPDIQGNATTEQFTKAVIAEL; from the coding sequence ATGAAAGCTGTATTAATACCAGGTGATGGAATTGGGCATGAAATATCAAAGAGTGTAGAAATGGTAAGTGAAGCATTACAAACAGGCATTGAATGGGTTACATTTCAAGCTGGAGCTGAATATGGTCTTAAGACTAAAGAAGTATTTGAACCAGGATTAATTGACGCTATTAATGAATATAAATGGGCTTTAAAAGGTCCTACAGCAACACCAATTGGAACAGGTTTTCGTAGTGTGAATGTTGCCTTAAGACAACAATTTGATACTTATGCGAATGTTCGACCAATCCGTAGTTTTCAAGGAATTAATTCAAAATATGAAGATGTTGATTTAGTCATTATTCGTGAAAATACAGAAGATTTATATAAAGGTATCGAATATATGGTTACCAAAGATATGGCAAACGGAGTAAAATTAATTACACGTCAAGCTAGTGAAAAAATATGTCGTTATGCTTTTGATTATGCAAAAGCAAACGGACGTAAAAAAGTAACAGCAGTACATAAAGCAAACATTATGAAATATACAGATGGATTATTTTTAGAAGCTTTCCGTAGTGTAGCAAAAGATTATCCAGAAATAGAGATGGAAGAAGTAATTGTGGATAACATGTGTATGCAACTAGTTATTCGTCCTGAAAAATATGATGTTTTAGTAGCTCCTAACTTATATGGAGATATTGTTTCAGACTTATGTGCAGGATTAGTTGGTGGTTTAGGTTTTGCACCAAGTGGAAATATTGGAGATGAGTTCCGTATTTATGAAGCAGTGCATGGTAGTGCACCAGATATTGCTGGTAAAGGAATTTCAAATCCAAGTGCATTATTATTAGCGTTTGGTTTAATGTTAGAAGCAATGGGTGAAAAAGCAAAAGCAGATCAATTAAGAGAAGCGTTAGCGAAAGTGGTAGCTAAAGGAAAATGTGTAACTCCTGATATTCAAGGAAATGCTACTACAGAACAGTTTACAAAAGCAGTAATTGCAGAGTTATAA
- a CDS encoding Gfo/Idh/MocA family protein, which produces MIRYGILSTASIAKRFIDGVRESKDGCVVAIASRSVEKAQSAAKEFGIDTYYGSYVELFEDESIDIVYIPTMNELHYRDCKMALEHGKHVLMEKPFVLVEKDAKELFDLAKEKGLFLMEVQKSVFLPTTKKVKELIESDEIGEVRYIELKASFPARFTTDHWMYNLKMGGGSLYGSATYTIELLQYLFDDPTMEIDGSMIPGPNGIDEMCNFQLCINNFILVSSTITMNIALPNQAVIYGAKGYIVIPNYWKSNHCVVHYPDGSTKQYDFPYQSEFVYEIEHVHDCIKKGLLTSPIMHPNKTIETVRLVHLLQHKWHKI; this is translated from the coding sequence ATGATACGTTATGGGATTTTAAGTACTGCTAGTATTGCAAAGAGATTTATTGATGGAGTTCGTGAATCAAAAGATGGTTGTGTGGTAGCTATTGCATCAAGAAGTGTAGAAAAAGCACAAAGTGCTGCAAAGGAATTTGGTATTGATACTTATTATGGAAGTTATGTAGAATTATTTGAAGATGAATCGATTGATATTGTCTATATTCCTACTATGAATGAATTACATTATCGTGATTGTAAGATGGCATTAGAACATGGAAAACATGTTCTAATGGAAAAACCTTTTGTTTTGGTTGAAAAAGATGCAAAAGAGTTATTTGATCTTGCAAAAGAAAAAGGATTATTTTTAATGGAAGTTCAAAAATCAGTTTTTTTACCAACTACTAAGAAAGTAAAAGAACTAATAGAAAGTGATGAAATAGGTGAGGTTCGTTATATTGAACTAAAAGCTAGCTTTCCAGCTAGATTTACGACTGATCATTGGATGTATAATTTAAAAATGGGTGGTGGTTCTCTATATGGTAGTGCTACTTATACTATTGAATTATTACAATATTTATTTGATGATCCGACTATGGAAATTGATGGTAGTATGATACCTGGTCCTAATGGAATAGATGAAATGTGTAATTTCCAATTATGCATCAATAACTTTATTTTAGTTTCTTCTACTATTACCATGAATATTGCATTACCTAACCAAGCTGTTATTTATGGAGCAAAAGGATATATCGTAATTCCTAATTATTGGAAGTCAAATCATTGTGTTGTTCACTATCCTGATGGTTCTACTAAACAATATGATTTCCCTTATCAAAGTGAATTTGTATATGAAATAGAACATGTCCATGACTGTATCAAAAAAGGACTCTTAACAAGTCCTATTATGCATCCTAATAAAACCATAGAAACAGTCCGTTTAGTACATCTTCTACAACATAAATGGCATAAAATATAG
- a CDS encoding GAF domain-containing protein has translation MKERYELLIQQLDALFEGESDQITILSNASALLFHNLDNLNWAGFYLYKNSELILGPFQGKVACMHIPLNKGVCGKAASTREIQCIENVHDFPGHIACDGASNSEIVVPIVIDNELFGVLDIDSFEFSNFNEIDVTYLGLFIEHLIKYL, from the coding sequence ATGAAAGAAAGATATGAATTATTGATTCAACAATTAGATGCATTATTTGAAGGAGAAAGTGATCAAATAACAATCCTTAGTAATGCTTCTGCATTACTATTCCATAATCTAGACAATCTTAATTGGGCTGGTTTTTATTTGTATAAAAATAGTGAATTAATATTAGGACCTTTTCAAGGAAAAGTTGCTTGTATGCATATTCCTTTAAATAAAGGTGTGTGTGGGAAAGCAGCTAGTACTAGAGAAATACAATGCATTGAAAATGTTCATGATTTTCCTGGACATATTGCTTGTGATGGGGCAAGTAATTCAGAGATTGTTGTTCCAATTGTGATTGATAATGAATTGTTTGGAGTTTTAGATATTGATTCTTTTGAATTTAGTAATTTTAATGAAATAGATGTTACTTATTTAGGTTTATTTATAGAACATTTAATAAAATATTTATAG
- a CDS encoding AEC family transporter translates to MKDVLVQSLGFILVILAGVVLKKLKMVKKEDGYTLAAIIMNVTLPCALFTSATGISFDATMLVVLCLGLIFNLVLLLSAYLVSIKKEPTDKANYMLCCSGYNIGNFIIPFCEAFFPGVGVAYICMFDVGNAIMVLGGSFALASAVATQKTKFHLKDLTDKLKASPPFLTYMVIVVMAIFELSLPEEVMTICSYVGDANGFLVMLMIGVLLELKISKEEIGDVIRILVTRYGVNTLLALLIYFVIPLPILAKQVLVLTVYSPLSTIAPVFILQCGYKKDVPAMTNSISIIISIIICITLLILFV, encoded by the coding sequence ATGAAAGATGTATTAGTTCAGTCATTAGGTTTTATCTTAGTGATTTTAGCAGGGGTAGTATTAAAAAAATTAAAAATGGTAAAAAAAGAAGATGGTTATACATTAGCAGCCATCATTATGAATGTAACATTGCCTTGTGCTCTTTTTACAAGTGCAACAGGAATAAGTTTTGATGCAACAATGCTTGTTGTTTTATGTTTAGGGTTAATATTTAATCTTGTACTATTATTAAGTGCTTATTTAGTTAGTATCAAAAAAGAACCAACAGATAAAGCAAATTATATGCTTTGTTGTTCAGGGTATAATATTGGTAATTTTATTATTCCTTTTTGTGAAGCGTTCTTTCCAGGAGTAGGAGTAGCATATATCTGTATGTTTGATGTTGGGAATGCGATTATGGTATTAGGAGGTAGCTTTGCTTTAGCTAGTGCTGTTGCAACCCAAAAGACAAAGTTTCACCTAAAAGATTTAACAGATAAATTAAAAGCTTCACCACCTTTTTTAACATATATGGTAATTGTAGTAATGGCTATTTTTGAATTATCATTACCAGAAGAAGTAATGACAATTTGTAGTTATGTTGGTGATGCAAATGGATTTTTAGTAATGTTGATGATTGGGGTATTATTAGAATTAAAGATTAGTAAAGAAGAAATTGGAGATGTTATCCGTATTTTGGTAACAAGATATGGAGTAAATACATTATTAGCGTTACTTATTTATTTTGTTATTCCTTTACCAATCCTTGCAAAGCAAGTATTGGTATTGACTGTATATTCTCCTTTATCTACGATTGCACCTGTTTTTATATTACAATGTGGCTATAAAAAAGATGTACCAGCAATGACAAATTCAATTAGTATTATTATAAGTATTATTATTTGTATTACTTTATTAATCTTATTTGTATAA